Proteins co-encoded in one Sphingopyxis sp. BE259 genomic window:
- a CDS encoding RidA family protein, with the protein MADAGIGGASRRKHSSASPFEAIYGYSRAVRVGDRIDVAGCAPIEPDGSSTPGDAGAQAARCIAIIGEALTALGGSFADVVRTRMYITDAADADLVGRAHGAVFGDIRPASTMLVIPALIRPEWKVEIEAEAIIEK; encoded by the coding sequence GTGGCTGACGCGGGCATCGGCGGGGCCAGCCGCCGCAAGCACAGCTCGGCATCACCGTTCGAGGCGATCTACGGCTACAGCCGCGCGGTTCGCGTTGGCGACCGCATTGACGTCGCGGGCTGTGCGCCGATCGAACCCGACGGATCATCGACCCCCGGCGACGCGGGTGCGCAGGCCGCGCGCTGCATCGCGATCATCGGCGAGGCGCTGACCGCGCTCGGTGGCAGCTTTGCCGACGTCGTGCGTACACGCATGTACATCACCGACGCCGCCGACGCCGACCTGGTCGGGCGTGCGCATGGCGCAGTGTTCGGGGACATTCGTCCGGCCTCGACGATGCTCGTCATCCCGGCGCTGATCCGTCCCGAATGGAAAGTCGAAATCGAAGCCGAAGCCATTATCGAGAAATGA
- a CDS encoding acyl-CoA dehydrogenase family protein, with the protein MTDQFQLTEDQLAIQDMARKFTADRITPFAAEWDEKHHYPVEVWKAAGELGFGAIYVAEGSGGIGLGRLEAALIMEAMAYGCPATSAYISIHNMATWMIDRFGGAEVKARFLPELVSMEKIASYCLTEPGSGSDAAALKATAKKDGDHYVLNGTKQFISGAGVNDIYVCMVRTSEEKSKGISCLVIEKGTPGLSFGAPEKKLGWNASPTAQVIFEDCRVPVENLVGAEGDGFRFAMAGLDGGRLNIGACSLGGAQRCLDEAIAYTKDRQQFGQPIADFQNTQFMLADMATDLEASRALLYMAAAKVTANAPDKSRFSAMAKRLATDNGSKIVNDALQLFGGYGYLQDYPIERFWRDLRVHSILEGTNQVMRMIVGRDLLRQ; encoded by the coding sequence ATGACCGACCAGTTCCAGCTTACCGAAGACCAACTCGCGATCCAGGATATGGCGCGCAAATTCACCGCCGATCGCATCACGCCGTTCGCTGCGGAATGGGACGAGAAACATCATTATCCCGTCGAGGTGTGGAAGGCAGCGGGCGAACTCGGCTTTGGCGCGATTTACGTCGCCGAGGGATCGGGCGGCATCGGGCTGGGCCGACTGGAAGCCGCGCTGATCATGGAGGCGATGGCCTATGGTTGTCCCGCGACCAGCGCCTATATCTCGATCCACAATATGGCGACCTGGATGATCGACCGCTTCGGCGGCGCCGAGGTGAAGGCGCGCTTCCTGCCCGAACTCGTCAGCATGGAAAAGATCGCGAGCTATTGCCTGACCGAACCCGGTTCGGGGTCCGACGCCGCCGCGCTCAAGGCGACGGCCAAAAAGGACGGCGACCATTATGTGCTGAACGGCACCAAGCAGTTCATCTCCGGCGCGGGCGTCAACGACATCTATGTCTGCATGGTTCGCACCAGCGAAGAAAAGTCCAAAGGCATCAGCTGCCTCGTCATCGAAAAAGGCACGCCGGGCCTGAGTTTTGGCGCGCCCGAGAAGAAACTCGGCTGGAACGCCTCGCCGACCGCACAAGTGATCTTCGAGGATTGCCGCGTCCCGGTCGAAAATCTGGTCGGTGCCGAGGGCGACGGTTTCCGCTTTGCGATGGCGGGGCTCGACGGCGGGCGGCTGAACATCGGCGCCTGTTCGCTCGGCGGGGCGCAGCGCTGCCTCGACGAAGCGATCGCCTACACCAAGGACCGCCAGCAGTTCGGGCAGCCGATCGCCGATTTCCAGAACACCCAGTTCATGCTCGCCGACATGGCGACCGACCTCGAGGCGTCGCGCGCGCTGCTTTACATGGCGGCGGCCAAGGTCACCGCGAACGCCCCCGACAAGTCGCGCTTCTCGGCGATGGCAAAGCGGCTGGCGACCGACAATGGCAGCAAGATCGTCAACGACGCGCTGCAATTGTTCGGCGGTTACGGCTATTTGCAGGATTATCCGATCGAGCGTTTCTGGCGCGACCTGCGCGTCCATTCGATCCTTGAGGGCACCAATCAGGTGATGCGGATGATCGTTGGAAGGGATTTGTTGAGGCAATGA
- a CDS encoding enoyl-CoA hydratase/isomerase family protein: protein MTEDILISTDGRTGRLSLNRPKAIHALNLAMCEAMIDALLKWRDDDAVEAVIIDHSEGRGFCAGGDIRMLAESGAKDAVAARAFFHTEYRLNHLLFTYPKPVTAFMDGITMGGGVGISQPAKYRVATEHTRFAMPETGIGLFPDVGGGWYLPRLEGRVGVFLALTGARLDGAECLALGLATHYLPPEKLDEAKARIAAHPDRIGGILGDLAVTAPPADITQHIDKINRLFASDTYEDILAALEADGGDWAEKELAALHSKSPQTCKVALRQLKEGGEMHDFAAQMTQEHAIGSRVVAMHDFLEGVRALIVDKDNSPQWNPATPEAVTDDWIDAIFAPLPEAEKWTPLP, encoded by the coding sequence ATGACCGAAGACATCCTCATCTCGACCGACGGCCGCACCGGCCGCCTGTCGCTGAACCGTCCCAAGGCGATCCACGCGCTAAACCTTGCGATGTGCGAAGCGATGATCGATGCGCTGCTCAAATGGCGCGATGACGACGCGGTCGAGGCGGTGATCATCGACCATAGCGAGGGCCGCGGCTTCTGCGCTGGCGGCGACATTCGCATGCTGGCGGAAAGCGGCGCCAAGGACGCGGTCGCGGCGCGGGCGTTTTTCCACACCGAATATCGCCTCAACCACCTGCTCTTCACCTATCCCAAGCCGGTCACCGCCTTCATGGACGGGATCACGATGGGCGGCGGGGTCGGTATTTCGCAGCCGGCGAAATATCGCGTCGCGACCGAGCATACGCGCTTTGCGATGCCTGAAACGGGGATCGGCCTGTTCCCCGATGTCGGCGGCGGCTGGTATCTGCCGCGGCTCGAAGGCCGCGTCGGGGTGTTTCTCGCGCTGACCGGCGCGCGGCTCGACGGAGCCGAATGTTTGGCGCTCGGCCTCGCGACGCATTATCTGCCGCCCGAAAAGCTCGACGAGGCGAAGGCGCGCATCGCCGCGCATCCCGACCGCATCGGCGGCATCCTGGGCGATCTGGCGGTCACCGCACCACCGGCCGACATCACCCAGCATATCGACAAGATCAACCGGCTGTTCGCCAGCGACACCTATGAAGACATCCTCGCCGCGCTCGAAGCCGACGGCGGCGACTGGGCGGAAAAGGAACTCGCGGCGCTGCACAGCAAATCGCCGCAGACGTGCAAGGTCGCGCTGCGCCAGTTGAAGGAAGGCGGCGAGATGCACGACTTTGCGGCGCAGATGACGCAGGAACATGCGATCGGCAGCCGCGTCGTCGCGATGCATGATTTCCTGGAGGGCGTTCGCGCGCTGATCGTCGACAAGGACAATAGTCCGCAATGGAATCCCGCGACCCCGGAGGCGGTCACCGACGACTGGATCGACGCGATTTTCGCGCCTTTGCCTGAAGCTGAGAAATGGACGCCGCTGCCTTAA
- a CDS encoding enoyl-CoA hydratase-related protein gives MTYETLLVEQRGAVTLVTLNRPQALNALNSQVLDDLIAAFAAFEADPGQRCAVLTGSGDKAFAAGADIKEMADKPAADFYLEDFFSKWTSDFVKKIRKPWIAAVNGFSLGGGCELAMMADFIIASEKAKFGQPEIKLGVAPGMGGSQRLTRAVGKAKAMEMCLTGRMMDAAEAERSGMVARVVPHEALVDEAVKTATVIAAMPPMAAMINKDMVNAAFETTLDQGLIYERRLFQILAATEDKAEGMAAFIEKREGVWKGR, from the coding sequence ATGACCTACGAAACCCTCCTCGTCGAACAGCGCGGCGCCGTCACCCTGGTGACGCTCAACCGCCCGCAGGCGCTCAATGCGCTGAACAGCCAAGTGCTCGACGACCTGATCGCCGCCTTCGCCGCATTCGAAGCCGACCCCGGCCAACGCTGCGCGGTGCTGACCGGATCGGGCGACAAGGCCTTCGCCGCGGGTGCCGACATCAAGGAAATGGCGGACAAGCCCGCCGCCGATTTCTACCTCGAAGATTTCTTCTCGAAATGGACGAGCGATTTCGTCAAAAAGATCCGTAAGCCGTGGATCGCCGCGGTGAACGGCTTTTCGCTCGGCGGCGGCTGCGAACTGGCAATGATGGCCGACTTCATCATCGCGTCGGAGAAAGCGAAATTCGGCCAGCCCGAAATCAAGCTCGGCGTAGCGCCGGGCATGGGCGGGTCGCAGCGGCTGACCCGCGCGGTCGGCAAGGCCAAGGCGATGGAAATGTGCCTGACCGGCCGGATGATGGACGCCGCCGAAGCCGAGCGATCGGGCATGGTCGCGCGCGTCGTGCCGCATGAGGCGCTCGTTGATGAAGCGGTGAAGACCGCGACCGTGATCGCGGCGATGCCGCCAATGGCCGCGATGATCAACAAGGACATGGTCAACGCCGCGTTCGAAACCACCCTTGATCAGGGGCTGATCTACGAACGCCGCCTGTTCCAGATCCTCGCGGCGACCGAGGACAAAGCCGAAGGCATGGCCGCCTTCATCGAGAAGCGCGAAGGCGTGTGGAAGGGGCGATGA
- the mmsB gene encoding 3-hydroxyisobutyrate dehydrogenase: MKIAFIGLGNMGGGMAANLAKAGHEVRAFDLSDEALARAVEAGCTRAASAAEAVTGAEAIVTMLPAGKHVAGVYEADVFPNAAPGTLLLDCSTIDVATARSNIAAATANGLVAVDAPVSGGIAAANAGTLTFMVGGTDDGFARAEPILALMGKAVIHAGDAGAGQGAKICNNMLLGASMVATCETLALALKLGLDPQKFFDIASVSSGQNWSLTSYAPLPGVGPTTPADNDYKGGFAAALMLKDLRLAMEAAASVDADVPMGAKARELYEAFVAADQDGRDFSAIIQTLQK; the protein is encoded by the coding sequence ATGAAAATAGCCTTTATCGGACTCGGCAATATGGGCGGCGGTATGGCCGCGAACCTGGCGAAGGCAGGGCATGAGGTGCGCGCTTTCGACCTCAGTGACGAGGCGCTCGCGCGCGCCGTCGAGGCGGGCTGCACCCGTGCCGCGTCGGCGGCCGAAGCCGTGACTGGCGCCGAAGCCATCGTCACCATGCTCCCCGCGGGCAAGCATGTCGCGGGCGTTTACGAAGCCGATGTCTTCCCGAACGCCGCACCGGGAACGCTGCTGCTCGATTGCTCGACGATCGACGTTGCGACGGCGCGCTCGAACATCGCGGCCGCGACCGCCAACGGCCTCGTTGCGGTCGATGCCCCGGTGTCGGGCGGCATCGCGGCGGCCAATGCCGGGACGCTGACCTTCATGGTCGGCGGCACCGACGACGGCTTTGCGCGCGCCGAGCCGATCCTCGCCCTGATGGGCAAGGCGGTGATCCACGCGGGTGATGCCGGCGCGGGCCAGGGGGCAAAAATCTGCAACAACATGCTGCTCGGCGCCTCGATGGTCGCGACGTGCGAAACGCTGGCGCTGGCGCTCAAGCTCGGGCTCGACCCGCAAAAATTCTTTGACATCGCCAGCGTGTCGTCGGGGCAGAACTGGTCGCTGACCAGCTACGCGCCGCTGCCGGGCGTCGGGCCGACGACGCCTGCGGACAACGACTACAAGGGCGGGTTTGCCGCGGCGCTGATGCTCAAGGATCTCCGCCTCGCGATGGAAGCGGCGGCGAGCGTCGATGCCGACGTTCCGATGGGGGCAAAGGCGCGCGAATTATACGAGGCGTTTGTTGCCGCCGATCAGGATGGCCGCGACTTTTCGGCGATTATCCAGACGTTGCAGAAATAA
- a CDS encoding 3-hydroxyacyl-CoA dehydrogenase NAD-binding domain-containing protein: MSEDTPVSVTMEKDGDVAVIIVNNPPVNALSWHVRQGLEDHFAAALSDDSVKAIVLRCAGATFIAGADISEFGKPPRGPDFNAVLNSIEAASKPVVAAIHGTALGGGLETALVCHYRIAVPSAKLGVPEVKLGLLPGAGGTQRLPRVVGVEAAATMTSTGDPLPAAKAKELGLVDELAGEDSLAADAIAFARAKIADGPRPTRERPVFGDVAVIEQLKAANAKRWRGFEAPYANLACVEAATRLPFEEGLAFEREQFMKLMFGSQSAAQRHIFFAERQAAKIDGLPKDTQLRDIKKVGVIGAGTMGGGISMNFLQKGIPVTIVEMQQDALDRGVGVIRKNYDASAAKGRFKPEQVDQMMGILTPTLSLDDLADCDLIIEAVYENMDVKKDIFGKLDKIAKPGAILASNTSYLDVDEIATATSRPGDVLGMHFFSPANVMKLLEVVRGEKTAPDALATAMAIGKKIGKVAVVAGVCDGFIGNRMLKPRQIEAMNLLMEGATPAQVDKVHVEFGMPMGPFQMSDLAGVDIGWHRDPNRIESIRDALCAEGRWGQKKQAGFYDYDEKRQPSESARVAELIEEFRGKTGTTKREITDQEIIERTLYPMVNEGALILSEGKAQRASDIDVVWIYGYGWPVYRGGPMFWAGLEGTDKIVAALEKHGFEIAPLLKEKAEAKSGF, encoded by the coding sequence ATGTCCGAAGACACCCCCGTTTCCGTCACGATGGAAAAGGATGGCGACGTCGCCGTCATCATCGTCAACAATCCGCCCGTCAACGCCCTCAGCTGGCACGTCCGTCAGGGGCTCGAAGATCATTTCGCCGCCGCGCTGTCCGACGACAGCGTCAAGGCGATCGTGCTGCGCTGCGCCGGGGCGACCTTTATCGCGGGCGCCGATATCAGCGAATTCGGCAAGCCGCCGCGCGGCCCCGATTTCAATGCGGTGCTGAACAGCATCGAAGCGGCATCGAAGCCCGTCGTCGCGGCGATCCACGGCACCGCGCTCGGCGGCGGTCTGGAAACTGCGCTCGTCTGCCATTATCGCATCGCCGTCCCCTCGGCGAAGCTGGGCGTGCCCGAAGTGAAGCTCGGCCTGCTCCCGGGCGCCGGCGGCACCCAGCGCCTGCCGCGCGTCGTCGGCGTCGAAGCCGCGGCGACGATGACCTCGACCGGCGATCCGCTGCCCGCCGCGAAAGCCAAGGAGCTTGGACTGGTCGATGAACTGGCGGGCGAAGACAGCTTGGCCGCCGATGCGATCGCCTTTGCCCGTGCCAAGATCGCCGACGGCCCGCGCCCGACGCGCGAGCGCCCGGTGTTCGGCGACGTCGCGGTGATCGAACAGCTGAAGGCCGCGAATGCCAAGCGCTGGCGCGGGTTCGAGGCGCCTTACGCCAATCTCGCCTGCGTCGAAGCCGCGACGCGGCTGCCGTTCGAAGAGGGCCTGGCTTTCGAGCGCGAACAGTTCATGAAGCTGATGTTCGGCAGCCAATCGGCGGCGCAGCGCCATATCTTCTTCGCCGAGCGTCAGGCCGCGAAGATCGACGGCCTGCCCAAGGACACCCAGCTGCGCGACATCAAGAAGGTCGGTGTCATCGGCGCCGGCACGATGGGCGGCGGGATTTCGATGAACTTCCTGCAGAAAGGCATCCCCGTCACGATCGTCGAGATGCAGCAGGACGCGCTCGATCGCGGCGTTGGCGTCATTCGCAAGAATTATGACGCGTCGGCGGCCAAGGGCCGCTTCAAGCCCGAACAGGTCGATCAGATGATGGGCATCCTGACCCCGACCCTCAGCCTCGACGATCTGGCCGACTGCGACCTCATCATCGAAGCCGTTTATGAGAATATGGACGTCAAAAAGGACATATTCGGCAAGCTCGACAAGATCGCCAAGCCCGGAGCGATCCTGGCGTCGAACACCAGCTACCTCGATGTCGACGAAATCGCGACCGCGACAAGCCGCCCCGGCGACGTGCTCGGCATGCATTTCTTCTCGCCCGCCAACGTCATGAAACTGCTTGAGGTCGTGCGCGGCGAAAAGACCGCGCCCGACGCGCTGGCGACAGCGATGGCGATCGGCAAGAAGATCGGCAAGGTCGCGGTGGTTGCGGGCGTGTGCGACGGCTTTATCGGCAACCGTATGCTGAAACCGCGCCAGATCGAGGCGATGAACCTGTTGATGGAAGGCGCCACCCCGGCGCAGGTCGACAAGGTCCATGTCGAGTTCGGCATGCCGATGGGCCCGTTCCAGATGAGCGACCTCGCCGGTGTCGATATCGGCTGGCACCGCGATCCCAACCGCATCGAAAGCATCCGCGACGCGCTGTGCGCCGAAGGCCGCTGGGGGCAGAAGAAGCAGGCGGGCTTTTACGATTATGACGAAAAGCGCCAACCGTCGGAAAGCGCCCGCGTCGCCGAGTTGATCGAGGAGTTTCGCGGCAAGACCGGGACGACAAAGCGCGAGATCACCGATCAGGAGATCATCGAACGCACCCTCTATCCGATGGTCAACGAAGGCGCACTGATCCTGTCCGAAGGCAAGGCGCAGCGTGCGAGCGACATCGATGTCGTGTGGATCTATGGCTATGGCTGGCCGGTCTATCGCGGCGGCCCGATGTTCTGGGCGGGCCTCGAAGGCACCGACAAGATTGTCGCCGCGCTGGAAAAGCACGGGTTCGAGATTGCGCCGCTGCTCAAGGAAAAGGCCGAGGCGAAAAGCGGCTTCTGA
- a CDS encoding serine hydrolase domain-containing protein yields MTHGFDTARLDRIPAFLEAKYVGPGRLPHAATLVSRRGEIAHRSCIGEARPGAPLKDDAIFRIASMTKPITSVAFMMLVEEGKVALSDPLVKFCPEFGDTGVFVAGGGNVPFLTRPPTQPIRMVDLLRHTAGLTYGFQERTPVDAAYRKARIDDFDADYTMDSFIEGLAKIPLQFDPGAHWNYSMATDVLGAVIERIEGKPFAQVLQERIFGPLGMVDTGFKVPADQQHRLTDCYMFDPQAKMKPFDSGDKSRWAKDRSFHSGGGGLVSTLADYHRFCLMLLGGGQIDGVRIISRKTLALMTANHLVGGGDLVQHSVGIFSEAENAGVGFGLGFAVNESPAQTMTPGSVGDYYWGGMFSTGFFVDPVEQICMVFMTQLMPSSTYPVRREVKTLVHAAIDD; encoded by the coding sequence ATGACTCACGGTTTCGACACGGCGCGGCTGGACCGCATTCCCGCCTTTCTCGAGGCGAAATATGTCGGCCCCGGCCGCCTGCCGCACGCCGCGACGTTAGTGTCGCGGCGCGGCGAGATTGCGCATCGCTCGTGCATCGGCGAGGCGCGGCCGGGCGCGCCGCTGAAGGACGATGCGATCTTTCGCATCGCCAGTATGACCAAGCCGATCACCAGCGTCGCGTTCATGATGCTGGTCGAGGAAGGCAAGGTCGCGCTGTCCGATCCGCTGGTCAAATTCTGCCCCGAGTTCGGGGACACCGGGGTGTTCGTCGCGGGCGGCGGCAATGTGCCGTTCCTGACCCGCCCGCCGACGCAGCCGATCCGCATGGTCGACCTGCTGCGCCATACCGCGGGGCTGACCTACGGGTTTCAGGAGCGCACCCCGGTCGACGCCGCGTATCGCAAAGCGCGGATCGACGATTTCGACGCCGATTACACGATGGACAGCTTCATCGAAGGGCTGGCCAAGATCCCGCTGCAGTTCGACCCCGGCGCGCACTGGAATTATTCGATGGCGACCGACGTGCTCGGCGCGGTGATCGAGCGGATCGAGGGCAAGCCCTTTGCGCAGGTTTTGCAGGAGCGCATTTTTGGCCCGCTGGGCATGGTTGATACCGGGTTCAAGGTGCCTGCCGACCAGCAGCACCGCCTGACCGACTGCTATATGTTCGACCCGCAGGCGAAAATGAAGCCGTTCGACAGCGGCGACAAGAGCCGCTGGGCCAAGGACCGCAGCTTTCACTCGGGCGGCGGCGGGCTGGTATCGACGCTCGCCGACTATCACCGCTTCTGCCTGATGCTGCTCGGCGGCGGCCAGATCGATGGCGTCCGCATTATCAGCCGCAAGACGCTGGCGCTGATGACTGCGAACCACCTGGTCGGCGGCGGCGACCTGGTTCAGCACAGCGTTGGCATCTTTTCCGAGGCCGAAAATGCCGGGGTCGGCTTTGGCCTGGGCTTTGCGGTGAACGAAAGCCCGGCGCAGACGATGACCCCCGGGTCGGTCGGCGATTATTATTGGGGCGGCATGTTTTCGACCGGCTTCTTTGTCGATCCGGTCGAGCAGATCTGCATGGTGTTCATGACCCAGCTCATGCCCTCCTCCACCTACCCCGTGCGGCGCGAGGTCAAGACGCTTGTCCACGCCGCGATTGATGACTGA
- a CDS encoding SDR family NAD(P)-dependent oxidoreductase, protein MGALDGKIAIITGAGSGIGRASALRFAAEGAKLVLGDKTVAVHETAQLVKDAGGEAVALEIDAGVEADVAKLVATATDTYGALDVAFANAGIIGDMGGIFDFDPAAWAETLRVNLIGPALMVKHAGKAMVDQGRGGAIVLTASVAGLNSGAGPGAYSASKAGVINLAKTAAQQLTTSGVRVNAICPGLTETGMTKPTFDYAKAKEVTHKLGQLNPLKRAAQPEELANVALFLASDQASYVNGQAIAVDGGLTSSHPVTRQLLGQTSH, encoded by the coding sequence ATGGGCGCGTTGGACGGCAAGATTGCGATTATCACGGGCGCCGGTTCGGGCATCGGCCGTGCGAGCGCGCTGCGCTTTGCCGCCGAGGGCGCGAAGCTGGTGCTCGGCGACAAGACGGTGGCGGTGCACGAGACGGCGCAACTGGTGAAGGATGCCGGCGGCGAGGCCGTGGCGCTGGAAATCGACGCCGGGGTCGAGGCTGATGTCGCCAAGCTGGTTGCTACCGCGACCGACACCTATGGCGCGCTCGACGTCGCCTTCGCCAACGCCGGGATTATCGGCGACATGGGCGGCATTTTCGATTTCGATCCCGCCGCCTGGGCCGAGACGCTGCGCGTCAACCTGATCGGCCCGGCGCTGATGGTGAAACATGCCGGGAAAGCGATGGTCGATCAGGGCCGCGGCGGCGCGATCGTGCTGACCGCGAGCGTCGCGGGATTGAATTCGGGCGCGGGTCCGGGCGCCTATTCGGCGTCGAAGGCGGGGGTCATCAACCTCGCCAAAACCGCGGCGCAGCAGCTGACCACCAGCGGTGTGCGCGTCAACGCAATCTGTCCCGGCCTCACCGAAACCGGCATGACCAAGCCGACCTTTGACTACGCCAAGGCCAAGGAGGTCACGCACAAGCTGGGGCAGCTCAACCCATTGAAGCGCGCCGCGCAGCCCGAAGAGCTCGCCAATGTCGCGCTGTTCCTGGCCAGCGATCAGGCGAGCTATGTCAACGGACAGGCGATCGCGGTTGACGGCGGGCTCACCAGTTCGCATCCGGTGACGCGCCAGCTGCTTGGCCAGACTTCGCATTGA
- a CDS encoding SDR family oxidoreductase: MSLFDMSGQVALITGSSRGIGKATAEAMAEQGAKVVISSRKQDACDATAAEINAKFGDGTAIAVAANISSKDDLQNLVNETRAAFGKITALVCNAASNPYYGPGLGISDDQFRKIMDNNILSNHWLISMVAPEMLERGEGSITIISSIGGLKGSPIIGAYGISKAADMQVARNFSVEFGPKGVRVNCIAPGLIRTDMARALWENEENLRRSTAASTLKRIGEPHEIAGAAVFLASKAGAFTTGQTIVCDGGATISGGA; the protein is encoded by the coding sequence ATGAGCCTGTTCGACATGAGCGGCCAGGTCGCGCTGATCACCGGATCGTCGCGCGGGATTGGCAAGGCGACGGCGGAGGCAATGGCTGAACAGGGCGCCAAGGTCGTGATTTCGAGCCGCAAACAGGACGCCTGCGATGCCACTGCCGCCGAGATCAACGCGAAGTTCGGCGACGGCACCGCGATCGCGGTCGCCGCGAACATTTCGTCAAAGGACGACCTCCAGAACCTCGTCAACGAAACGCGCGCCGCCTTCGGCAAGATCACTGCGCTGGTCTGCAACGCTGCGTCGAACCCCTATTATGGCCCCGGCCTTGGCATCAGCGACGACCAGTTCCGCAAGATCATGGACAATAATATCCTGTCGAACCACTGGCTGATTTCGATGGTGGCGCCCGAAATGCTCGAACGCGGCGAAGGGTCGATCACCATCATCAGCTCGATCGGCGGGCTGAAGGGTTCGCCGATCATCGGCGCCTATGGCATCTCGAAAGCCGCCGACATGCAGGTCGCGCGCAATTTCTCGGTCGAATTCGGGCCAAAGGGCGTGCGCGTCAATTGCATCGCGCCGGGCCTGATCCGCACCGACATGGCGCGCGCCTTGTGGGAAAATGAAGAGAATTTGCGGCGCTCGACCGCCGCCTCGACCTTGAAGCGCATTGGCGAGCCGCACGAGATTGCGGGCGCCGCGGTTTTCCTTGCCAGCAAGGCGGGGGCATTCACCACCGGCCAGACCATCGTGTGCGATGGCGGGGCCACGATTTCGGGAGGCGCATGA
- a CDS encoding phosphotransferase family protein, which yields MTLDAQKAFSGTVAPEGADVLDEAKLTAWMEAHVEGFEGPLTQHKFAGGQSNPTYKISAPSGNYVLRRKPYGPLLPSAHAVDREYKVQSGLHKMGFPVARQYGLCTDDSVTGSWFYVMAMVDGHTIWDGAMPGSTPENRRATYEAMIDTLAALHRVDVEAAGLSDYGKPGNYFGRQVDRWTKQYRLAETETMDEMEQLIAFLPASLPEQTRTSVVHGDYRIDNMIFGPEVLAVLDWELSTLGDPLADFTYVAMAWVTENGGRSGVMDLDRKALGIPELDEMVNRYCAATDRTGVPDMNWYFAYNFFRLAGIIQGIKKRVIEGTASSQHAKDMSERVRPLAERAWDFARKAGA from the coding sequence ATGACGCTCGACGCGCAAAAGGCCTTCAGCGGCACCGTCGCGCCCGAGGGCGCCGATGTGCTTGACGAGGCCAAGCTGACCGCGTGGATGGAGGCGCATGTCGAAGGCTTTGAAGGCCCGCTGACCCAGCATAAATTTGCCGGCGGGCAATCGAACCCGACCTACAAGATTTCGGCGCCGTCGGGCAATTATGTCCTGCGCCGTAAACCCTATGGCCCGTTGCTCCCGTCGGCGCACGCGGTTGACCGCGAATATAAGGTCCAGTCGGGGCTGCACAAAATGGGCTTCCCGGTTGCGCGTCAATATGGGCTGTGCACCGACGACAGCGTCACCGGCAGCTGGTTCTATGTCATGGCGATGGTCGACGGCCACACGATCTGGGACGGCGCGATGCCGGGGTCGACGCCTGAAAACCGCCGCGCCACTTACGAGGCGATGATCGACACGCTCGCCGCGCTGCACAGGGTCGATGTCGAGGCGGCGGGGCTGTCCGATTATGGCAAGCCGGGCAATTATTTCGGGCGTCAGGTTGACCGCTGGACCAAGCAATACCGCCTCGCCGAGACCGAGACGATGGACGAGATGGAACAGCTGATCGCGTTCCTGCCCGCGAGCCTGCCCGAACAGACGCGGACCAGCGTTGTCCATGGCGATTACCGCATCGACAATATGATCTTTGGGCCCGAAGTGCTCGCCGTGCTCGACTGGGAGCTATCGACCTTGGGCGATCCGCTCGCCGATTTCACCTATGTTGCGATGGCGTGGGTGACCGAAAATGGCGGGCGCTCGGGCGTCATGGACCTCGACCGCAAGGCGCTCGGCATTCCCGAATTGGACGAGATGGTCAACCGCTATTGCGCCGCGACCGACCGCACCGGGGTGCCTGACATGAACTGGTATTTCGCCTATAATTTCTTCCGCCTCGCCGGGATCATCCAGGGGATCAAGAAGCGCGTGATCGAAGGCACCGCCTCGTCGCAGCACGCGAAGGACATGTCCGAGCGCGTCCGTCCGCTGGCCGAACGGGCGTGGGACTTTGCCAGAAAGGCCGGGGCATGA